Proteins encoded together in one Epinephelus lanceolatus isolate andai-2023 chromosome 4, ASM4190304v1, whole genome shotgun sequence window:
- the LOC117259188 gene encoding zona pellucida-like domain-containing protein 1 translates to MRLVILVCQLGLILRTKAQIPDACVLSDTNRAPENSDITVLCGTEYMDLSIYLCPVYQALYNESLMVLNNQFNQPECFGTADWSVDPPVLKFRFPLNESSISSCNNNFKIINQVGTGFFSDFSNVQFVNISGTITSVDPSAGMITYRPQILYKFSCFYPMQYLLNNTQLAVSGVSLAIRDNNGSFISTMSMQLYQDDKYEDILIIPRTGLLPKTRIYVAVKATNLTDRFNVMLDRCYASTSPYPMLNKYYDLFVGCQRDAQTKVELNGESQVAYFSFETFRFVEHGNLTVSTFYLHCVTRLCEVSSCSSLKPDCGSMARMSKKKAQYMSNNITVTSPPILVGKQRTGVTVGLKPTDIPSSYQTKKNYKYKTDSQDYTFFDGALSLSCYSSPVVAVIVCNVILTLCFSV, encoded by the exons ATGAGGCTGGTCATCCTTGTGTGCCAGCTTGGCCTCATTCTGAGGACCAAGGCCCAGATACCAGATGCTTGCGTTCTTAGCGATACAAACAGAGCTCCAG AAAACTCAGACATAACTGTGTTGTGTGGCACTGAGTATATGGACCTGAGCATCTATCTTTGCCCGGTGTACCAAGCTCTTTACAATGAGTCTCTGATGGTCCTCAATAATCAGTTTAACCAGCCTGAGTGTTTTGGGACTGCTGACTGGAGCGTGGACCCACCAGTCTTAAAATTCAGATTCCCCTTGAATGAAAGCTCCATCTCATCCTGCAATAATAACTTCAAG ATAATCAACCAAGTTGGAACTGGATTCTTTTCTGACTTCTCAAACGTCCAGTTTGTTAACATCTCCGGCACTATTACCTCTGTAGACCCCTCTGCGGGTATGATCACCTATCGCCCACAGATCCTGTACAAGTTCTCCTGCTTCTACCCGATGCAATATCTCCTGAACAACACTCAACTGGCCGT GTCAGGTGTGAGTCTTGCCATAAGAGACAACAATGGTAGCTTCATCAGCACAATGAGTATGCAGCTCTATCAA GATGACAAGTATGAAGATATACTTATTATCCCACGAACAGGACTACTGCCGAAGACCAGGATTTATGTTGCAGTTAAAGCTACCAATCTAACAGACAG GTTCAACGTTATGCTGGACAGATGCTATGCATCAACAAGTCCATATCCCATGCTCAACAAGTATTATGACCTCTTTGTCGG GTGTCAGCGTGACGCACAAACTAAGGTGGAGCTCAATGGGGAGTCTCAGGTGGCGTACTTCTCCTTTGAGACCTTCAGATTTGTGGAGCATGGAAATCTGACAGTTTCCACTTTCTACCTGCACTGCGTCACCAGGCTCTGTGAGGTGTCCTCATGCAGCAGTTTAAAGCCT GACTGTGGATCCATGGCCCGCATGTCAAAGAAAAAGGCCCAGTACATGTCAAACAACATTACAGTCACCTCGCCGCCCATCCTTGTGGGCAAACAGAGAACGGGTGTGACTGTCGGGCTGAAACCCACAGATATTCCCTCCTCCTATCAGACGAAGAAGAATTACAAATACAAAA CTGACTCACAAGATTACACATTTTTTGATG GTGCATTATCCCTGAGCTGCTACAGCAGCCCTGTGGTGGCTGTAATTGTTTGTAATGTCATCTTAActctttgtttctctgtctgA